A genomic region of Natronosalvus amylolyticus contains the following coding sequences:
- a CDS encoding metallophosphoesterase family protein, with protein sequence MKDAIELLCTGDLHLGRHPSRIPDDLDGPRLSPKSVWLSMVQKAIDLDVDAVVIAGDIVDQENRYFEAYGAFEDGIAKLDEEGIPVVVVAGNHDFDALPDIIDNLDSDTLQFLGREGQWERWTLERDGEPLAHFDGWSFSAEHVYESPLEDHELPAADDAPQIGVLHADLDSRGSRYAPVLSSELRDTSVDVWLLGHIHSPGIQIGSRPLALYSGSPQPLDPGEQRAHGPWTITIPETGDVRAEQIPLASVRYDQVSVDVSGVDDPQEATSVISEEIKEHVRSELDTRSLELSLVRVRLTGRTDAHSALIDQHQSMERDLGFREGSVLIRIESIDVDTRPAIDLEDLAEGDNAAAYLADLLLEIEDGDPRETYGDVVDGSLAAVRQAHSANAYNPIRRETELEDPDDADAIEHLEQQTRVLLDTLLSQKEGNA encoded by the coding sequence ATGAAGGATGCCATTGAATTACTTTGCACCGGAGACCTCCACCTTGGCCGTCATCCAAGTCGGATACCAGACGATCTAGATGGTCCCAGATTGTCACCCAAATCCGTCTGGCTTTCAATGGTCCAGAAAGCCATTGACCTAGATGTCGATGCTGTGGTGATTGCTGGCGATATCGTTGATCAGGAGAATCGGTACTTCGAGGCGTATGGAGCGTTTGAGGACGGGATCGCTAAACTCGACGAAGAGGGGATCCCAGTCGTCGTAGTTGCCGGGAATCATGACTTCGATGCCCTCCCAGATATAATCGATAACCTCGATTCCGACACCCTCCAGTTCCTCGGGAGAGAGGGTCAGTGGGAACGCTGGACTCTCGAACGGGATGGCGAGCCGCTAGCACACTTCGATGGATGGTCGTTTTCGGCTGAACACGTCTACGAGTCTCCGCTTGAGGACCACGAGCTTCCGGCGGCCGATGACGCGCCCCAAATCGGAGTGCTTCACGCTGACCTCGACTCGCGAGGGAGCCGATATGCCCCGGTTTTGTCCAGCGAACTCCGAGACACCTCGGTAGATGTCTGGCTGCTCGGTCATATTCACAGCCCCGGTATACAGATCGGCTCGCGTCCACTGGCCTTGTACTCCGGATCGCCACAGCCCCTCGATCCAGGTGAACAGCGGGCGCATGGCCCGTGGACGATTACGATACCCGAAACCGGAGATGTGCGTGCTGAACAGATTCCCCTGGCATCCGTTCGCTACGACCAGGTTTCGGTCGACGTCTCCGGGGTAGACGACCCACAGGAAGCGACCTCCGTAATTTCGGAGGAAATCAAGGAACACGTTCGCTCCGAACTCGATACGAGGTCGCTGGAACTCAGCCTCGTTCGCGTACGTCTCACCGGACGGACGGATGCGCACTCGGCGCTCATCGATCAGCACCAATCGATGGAGCGTGACCTCGGATTCCGGGAGGGGTCGGTTTTGATCCGGATCGAATCGATTGACGTCGATACCCGACCGGCAATCGATCTCGAAGACCTTGCAGAAGGAGACAATGCAGCTGCGTACCTCGCTGACCTCCTGCTTGAAATCGAGGACGGTGATCCACGCGAAACCTACGGCGACGTGGTCGATGGCTCGTTAGCAGCTGTACGGCAGGCTCATAGTGCGAATGCGTACAATCCGATCCGACGCGAAACCGAACTCGAGGATCCGGACGACGCTGACGCTATCGAGCATCT